A stretch of the Medicago truncatula cultivar Jemalong A17 chromosome 5, MtrunA17r5.0-ANR, whole genome shotgun sequence genome encodes the following:
- the LOC11410584 gene encoding probable inactive receptor kinase At5g58300, whose amino-acid sequence MKFQFFIVPFLLLSIISSLFNLTLADLISDKYSLLEFSSTLPHALRLNWNNSTPICTSWIGITCNQNETNVISIHLPGIGLKGAIPNNSSLGKLDSLRILSLHSNELSGNLPSNILSIPSLQYVNLQHNNFTGLIPSSISSKLIALDLSFNSFFGAIPVFNLTRLKYLNLSFNNLNGSIPFSINHFPLNSFVGNSLLCGSPLKNCSTISPSPSPSPSTTRNQKSTTSKKFFGVASILALSIGGIAFLSLIVLVIFVCFLKRKSNSSEDIPIGKTKNEDSISKSFESEVLEGERNKLLFFEGCSYSFDLEDLLKASAEVLGKGSYGTTYKAKLEEGMTVVVKRLREVLVGKKEFEQQMEVVGRIGRHPNVLPLRAYYYSKDEKLLVCDYMLGGSLFSLLHGNRGEGRTPLNWNSRMKIALGAAKGIASIHKEGGPKFIHGNVKSTNVLVTQELDGCIADVGLTPLMNTLSTMSRSNGYRAPEVIESRKIATQKSDVYSFGVILLEMLTGKIPLGYSGYEHDMVDLPRWVRSVVHEEWTAEVFDEEMIRGGEYVEEEMVQMLQIALACVAKVVDNRPTMDEVVRNMAEIRHPELKKSTSSESESNV is encoded by the exons ATGAAGTTCCAATTCTTCATTGTTCCATTTCTTCTTCTAAGCATCATATCATCACTCTTTAACTTGACTCTAGCTGACTTAATCTCAGATAAATATTCTCTCCTTGAATTCTCTTCTACTCTTCCACATGCCTTAAGATTGAACTGGAATAACTCTACTCCTATTTGCACTTCATGGATTGGCATAACTTGCAACCAAAATGAAACTAATGTCATAAGCATCCATCTTCCGGGAATTGGATTAAAGGGTGCCATTCCGAATAACAGCAGCCTAGGAAAACTTGATTCCCTTAGAATCCTAAGCCTTCATTCAAATGAACTTAGTGGAAATCTTCCATCTAACATTCTATCTATTCCTTCACTTCAATATGTTAATCTTCAACACAATAACTTCACAGGCCTAATCCCTTCTTCTATCTCCTCAAAACTCATTGCATTGGATCTTTCCTTTAACTCTTTCTTTGGAGCTATTCCTGTATTCAACCTTACTAGGCTAAAATACTTGAATTTGAGCTTTAATAATTTGAATGGTTCAATTCCATTTTCCATTAATCACTTCCCTTTAAATTCTTTTGTTGGAAACTCTCTCTTATGTGGTTCCCCTCTCAAAAACTGTTCTACAATCTCTCCTTCTCCATCTCCTTCTCCGTCAACTACTCGAAATCAAAAGTCTACAACTTCAAAGAAATTCTTTGGAGTGGCTTCTATACTTGCTTTATCAATTGGAGGAATAGCCTTTCTTTCTCTCATAGTTTTGGTGATCTTTGTGTGttttttgaagagaaagagTAACAGCAGTGAAGATATACCGATAGGAAAGACGAAGAATGAGgattcaatttcaaaaagtttTGAGAGTGAAGTTTTGGAGGGTGAAAGGAACAAATTGTTATTCTTTGAGGGTTGTTCTTATAGTTTTGACCTTGAAGACTTGTTGAAGGCTTCAGCTGAAGTACTTGGAAAAGGAAGCTATGGAACAACATACAAGGCTAAATTGGAGGAAGGAATGACAGTTGTGGTTAAAAGGTTAAGAGAAGTTTTGGTCGGAAAGAAGGAGTTTGAGCAGCAGATGGAGGTTGTTGGAAGAATTGGAAGACATCCTAATGTCCTACCACTTAGAGCTTATTACTATTCCAAAGATGAGAAACTTCTTGTTTGCGACTACATGCTTGGTGGAAGCTTGTTTTCATTACTTCATG GAAACAGGGGTGAAGGAAGAACTCCATTAAACTGGAATTCAAGAATGAAGATTGCCCTGGGAGCTGCCAAAGGAATTGCTTCCATCCACAAAGAGGGAGGTCCAAAATTTATTCATGGCAACGTCAAGTCAACCAATGTACTCGTAACACAAGAACTTGATGGTTGCATCGCTGATGTTGGACTTACTCCCCTTATGAACACCTTATCAACCATGTCAAGATCCAATGGATACCGTGCTCCAGAAGTGATCGAATCAAGGAAGATCGCCACTCAGAAGAGTGATGTTTACAGCTTTGGTGTAATCCTTCTTGAAATGCTTACAGGGAAGATTCCATTAGGATATTCTGGTTATGAGCATGACATGGTTGATCTTCCAAGGTGGGTTAGGTCAGTGGTTCACGAGGAATGGACGGCTGAAGTTTTCGATGAGGAGATGATTAGAGGTGGAGAGTATGTTGAAGAGGAGATGGTGCAGATGCTTCAGATTGCATTGGCTTGTGTGGCAAAGGTGGTAGATAATAGGCCAACAATGGATGAAGTTGTTAGAAACATGGCGGAAATTAGGCACCCTGAGTTGAAGAAAAGtacatcttctgaatctgaatCTAATGTATAA